One Desulfatitalea tepidiphila genomic window, TCCACGCCAGGGGAGCGTGGACGACGACCTGCGGGTGCTTTCCATCGTGGCTTCGTTCATCGCCCAGTATGTACTGCTCTGGGAAAATTTCCGCCAGACCGAGGACGAATGCGGCCACCTGCGCCTGCAGCTCGAAGAGAAGTACAGCCTCCCCAACATCATCGGTGAATCTGCGCCTTTCCAGCAGGTGCTCAAGCTGGTGCGCAAAGTGGCGGCCACCGATACCGGCGTTCTCCTGCTCGGCGAGAGCGGCACGGGAAAGGAGCTGATCGCCCACACCCTGCACTACCAGAGCCGGCGCGCCCGGCAGCCTTATGTGGCCGTCAACCTGGCCGCCCTGCCGGAGAACCTGATCGAGGCCGAACTCTTCGGTGTGGAAAAAGGGGCTTACACCGGGGCCACCGGCCGCCGCATCGGCCGTTTCGAAATGGCCGACCAAGGCACCATTTTTCTGGATGAAATCGGAGAACTGCCGCTCAGCCTCCAGGTCAAGCTGCTTCGCGTGCTGCAGGAAAGAAGTTTCGAGCGCATCGGCTCTTCGGACAGCTTGACGGTCAATGTGCGCGTCGTGGCTGCAACAAACCGCAACTTGATGGAAGAGGTCGCCAAAGGCACGTTCCGTGAAGATCTCTACTGGCGCCTCAACGTCGTCCCCATCGTACTGCCCCCCTTGCGCGAACGCGCCGATGACATTCCCCTGCTTGTCGATTTTTATCTGGAGAAGTTCAACCGCCTCCACGGCCGAGGGGTGTGCATCGCGCCATCGGTCGTGAACTGCCTCAAAATTTACGCCTGGCCGGGCAATGTGCGCGAACTGGCCAACACCATGGAGCGCCTGGTCATCATGTCCGACCGGGAGATGGTCACCGAGGTCGATCTGCCGGCCAATATCCTTTGCCCAGGCCGAGGCGGTAACGGCAGCGGGACACACTGCACATCCACACCGGCGGATCTGGTGGATCAGGTCCAGGAACTCGAACGACGACAAATCATCGAAGCACTCAAGACCAGCGGCGGTGTCCAACAGCATGCCTCCCGCATCCTTGGCATCACGCCCCGTCAACTCGGTTACCGCATCCGAAAATACGATATCGATCTGCACCGCATCTGATCAACCGGCTTAACGTCCCTCGGGCGTAAATAAACCCCGCCCCAAAATGACCAGGGGAATGTCAGCCGTCCGCAATCCCACCCAAGCCGGATGGAATCATGCCCGGCCATGCCGTTCCGCCCCATGCGTCCAATGTCGACACAATTGTAGATCCCTTCAAAAATGTCGATCAAAAGTGTGAATCCACCCGGCACTGTCCGTCGATGTAAGGGGTCGAACCGCCAATTCCCCTCTGCTCCAAAGGCTTTTGAAGAATTCTCAGGGCGGTTCGCAAGGCTGGCACGTTTATTGGTTTACTGCTGGTCAAACGACACCGCATGCGGCGGATAGGGCGAAGGCTGCATCGCGCATCAACCAAAAGGAGAAAGAACATGCGAAAAGTCGCCATCTATGGAAAAGGAGGCATCGGCAAATCCACCACAACCCAGAATACGGTGGCCGGCCTGGCCGAGATGGGTAAGAAAGTGATGGTGGTGGGATGCGACCCAAAGGCGGACTCGACCCGACTGTTGCTGGGCGGACTGGCCCAACGCACGGTGCTCGATACCCTTCGCGAAGAAGGCGAGGATGTCGAGTTGGAAGATGTCCGTAAGGAAGGCTACGGCGGATCGCTCTGCACCGAGTCGGGCGGCCCGGAACCGGGTGTGGGTTGCGCCGGACGCGGCATCATCACCTCCATCAACCTGCTCGAACAACTGGGCGCCTATGCCGAAAGCGAAGCACTGGACTATGTCTTTTACGATGTCCTGGGCGACGTGGTCTGCGGCGGATTCGCCATGCCCATCCGGGAAGGCAAAGCCCAGGAGATTTACATCGTCGTCTCGGGAGAAATGATGGCCATGTATGCGGCCAACAACATCTGCAAAGGCATCGTCAAGTTCGCCGAGGCCGGGGGCGTCCGACTGGGCGGGCTGATCTGCAACAGCCGCAAGGTGGACAACGAGCAGGAGATGATTCAGGCCCTGGCAGACAAGCTGGGCACCCAGATGATTCATTTCGTACCCCGCGACAACATGGTACAGCGGGCCGAAATCAACCGCAAGACGGTCATCGACTATGATCCCGGTCATCCCCAGGCCGATGAATACCGGACCCTGGCGAAGAAAATCGACGGCAACGACATGAAAGTGATTCCGACCCCGTTGAAGATCGACGAACTGGAAAAACTGCTGATCGATTACGGCATTGCCGCATAACCATTCTTCAAAATGATAGGAGACGATTCCCATGCTCATGATTCGATCCATCGTCCGCCCGGAAAAGGTCGACAATGTGCTGGCGGCCTTAATGGAAGCCGGTTTTCCCGGTGTCACCAAGATGTCGGTCGTCGGCCGCGGCAAGCAGCGCGGCATCAAGATCGGCGAAATCACCTATGACGAGATTCCCAAAGAACTGCTGCTGACCGTGATCAAGGACCAGGATAAGGAGTTTGTCATCCGCACGATCATCAAAGCGGCCCGCACCGGCGAGAAGGGCGCCTTCGGCGACGGAAAAATTTTCATCGTTCCGGTCCTGGAATCCTACACCATCAGTTCCGGCGTCAAGGAAAACAAAGACGGCACCACCGAAGAGGTGAAGATATGAAAGAGATCCTCGCCATCGTCAGGCTCAACAAGATGAACCAGACCAAACGCGCCCTTGCGGAGGTCGGGCTGCCCTCGATCACGGCCCGCGACGCCCTTGGACGAGGCAAGGGCATCGTCGATCTGCAACTGCTCAAAGGCGCAGAGCGCGGATATGAAGAGGCCATCTCCCAACTGGGCCAGAGCCAGCGCCTGATACCCAAGCGGGCCATCCTCATCGTCGTGCCGGACGAGCTGGTCGGCAGGACGGTCAAGACGATCATCAAGGTCAACCAGACCGGCAAGTCGGGAGACGGCATGATCTTCGTCACACCCTGCCTGGAAGCGGTCCGCGTGCGTACCGGCGAACGCGGCGACGCGGTCTTGGACGACATTTGACGGACATTGGGACAGTACCACGCCAAGAGACCGCGAACGAATAGAAATCGACAAGGAGA contains:
- the nifH gene encoding nitrogenase iron protein translates to MRRIGRRLHRASTKRRKNMRKVAIYGKGGIGKSTTTQNTVAGLAEMGKKVMVVGCDPKADSTRLLLGGLAQRTVLDTLREEGEDVELEDVRKEGYGGSLCTESGGPEPGVGCAGRGIITSINLLEQLGAYAESEALDYVFYDVLGDVVCGGFAMPIREGKAQEIYIVVSGEMMAMYAANNICKGIVKFAEAGGVRLGGLICNSRKVDNEQEMIQALADKLGTQMIHFVPRDNMVQRAEINRKTVIDYDPGHPQADEYRTLAKKIDGNDMKVIPTPLKIDELEKLLIDYGIAA
- a CDS encoding P-II family nitrogen regulator; the protein is MLMIRSIVRPEKVDNVLAALMEAGFPGVTKMSVVGRGKQRGIKIGEITYDEIPKELLLTVIKDQDKEFVIRTIIKAARTGEKGAFGDGKIFIVPVLESYTISSGVKENKDGTTEEVKI
- a CDS encoding sigma 54-interacting transcriptional regulator — its product is MDQLLRKNEELSAILQVSQVLTSSFDLEKNLYSAMAILAGRLAMQRGCVFLLDSLSRELNIVAAYGLTREEIQRGKYRIGEGIVGQVIETGQPMFIPNIGAEPKFLNKTASRPQKSGVSFLCMPIAMDGKTLGVISVDGIYDPRQGSVDDDLRVLSIVASFIAQYVLLWENFRQTEDECGHLRLQLEEKYSLPNIIGESAPFQQVLKLVRKVAATDTGVLLLGESGTGKELIAHTLHYQSRRARQPYVAVNLAALPENLIEAELFGVEKGAYTGATGRRIGRFEMADQGTIFLDEIGELPLSLQVKLLRVLQERSFERIGSSDSLTVNVRVVAATNRNLMEEVAKGTFREDLYWRLNVVPIVLPPLRERADDIPLLVDFYLEKFNRLHGRGVCIAPSVVNCLKIYAWPGNVRELANTMERLVIMSDREMVTEVDLPANILCPGRGGNGSGTHCTSTPADLVDQVQELERRQIIEALKTSGGVQQHASRILGITPRQLGYRIRKYDIDLHRI
- a CDS encoding P-II family nitrogen regulator, translated to MKEILAIVRLNKMNQTKRALAEVGLPSITARDALGRGKGIVDLQLLKGAERGYEEAISQLGQSQRLIPKRAILIVVPDELVGRTVKTIIKVNQTGKSGDGMIFVTPCLEAVRVRTGERGDAVLDDI